From Nocardioides sp. HDW12B, the proteins below share one genomic window:
- a CDS encoding sulfatase, with product MTSPTWSRPGRPPAIRAALLPAALLALLLALLVGVAPSPAPAARAAAAPAPASAPARPNIVLLMVDDMRADDLRFMPRTRRLIGGEGVTFSRSFSPNPLCCPARASALTGRYTHNHRVFHVYAPWGFRSFDDRSTVATWLQHAGYATIHLGKYLNGYGFMREPGATSGSSVHYVPPGWTQWRASLDGGLPPGHPARGSTYEFFDTTLSRNGEGFQPLEGQYQTRAYGRIAREIVTRRAAGARPFYLQVAFTAPHNGGPIEPDDPGDVKRSDGKLEHFGTTARPDDVKGRFDRTLTAAPGASWHDPDFSDKPAYLAVRPPLNDAERAAMLEETRQRAEALWVVDQQVERTIETLRATGELDRTLVVFTSDNGFYLGEQRFRHGKVFPHEPSIRVPLLMRGPGIPAGAIRRDPVMSMDLAPTFAAAAGVVPPATVDGQSVLSVARNGDVGWQRGVLTESRPEGSIVRDTDEAGRPLGGGGTADIRYAIGVRTAHFLYVDLATGEEELYDLRTDPEQYVNLAGRPEYAATQALLREVLSRLRACDGAECRQPLPPELAGG from the coding sequence ATGACCTCTCCGACATGGTCGCGTCCGGGCCGGCCACCCGCCATCCGGGCCGCGCTGCTGCCGGCGGCGCTGCTCGCCCTGCTGCTCGCCCTGCTGGTCGGAGTCGCACCCAGCCCCGCCCCTGCGGCGCGGGCGGCAGCGGCACCGGCACCGGCATCAGCACCGGCGCGGCCGAACATCGTGCTGCTCATGGTCGACGACATGCGGGCCGACGACCTGCGCTTCATGCCGCGCACACGGCGCCTGATCGGCGGCGAGGGCGTGACCTTCAGCCGTTCCTTCTCGCCCAACCCGCTGTGCTGCCCGGCCCGGGCCTCGGCCCTGACCGGTCGCTACACCCACAACCACCGTGTCTTCCACGTGTACGCGCCCTGGGGGTTCCGCTCGTTCGACGACCGGTCCACGGTCGCGACCTGGCTCCAGCACGCCGGCTACGCCACGATCCACCTCGGGAAGTACCTCAACGGCTACGGCTTCATGCGCGAGCCGGGCGCGACGTCGGGGAGCTCGGTCCACTACGTGCCGCCGGGATGGACGCAGTGGCGGGCCTCCCTCGACGGCGGCCTGCCTCCCGGCCACCCGGCTCGGGGCAGCACCTACGAGTTCTTCGACACGACCTTGAGCCGCAACGGCGAGGGCTTCCAGCCTCTCGAGGGCCAGTACCAGACCCGCGCCTACGGCCGGATCGCCCGGGAGATCGTCACCCGTCGCGCGGCCGGCGCACGCCCCTTCTACCTGCAGGTCGCCTTCACCGCCCCGCACAACGGCGGGCCGATCGAGCCCGACGACCCCGGAGACGTGAAGCGCTCGGACGGGAAGCTCGAGCACTTCGGCACCACGGCACGCCCCGACGACGTCAAGGGCCGCTTCGACCGGACGCTCACCGCCGCGCCCGGAGCGTCCTGGCACGACCCCGACTTCAGCGACAAGCCGGCCTACCTCGCCGTCCGGCCGCCCCTCAACGACGCGGAGCGGGCAGCCATGCTCGAGGAGACCCGGCAGCGCGCCGAGGCGCTGTGGGTCGTGGACCAGCAGGTGGAGCGCACGATCGAGACGCTGCGCGCCACCGGCGAGCTGGACCGGACCCTGGTCGTGTTCACCTCCGACAACGGCTTCTACCTCGGCGAGCAGCGCTTCCGCCACGGCAAGGTCTTTCCGCACGAGCCGTCCATCCGGGTGCCGCTGCTGATGCGCGGCCCGGGCATCCCGGCGGGCGCAATCCGCCGTGACCCGGTCATGTCGATGGACCTGGCCCCGACCTTCGCCGCGGCCGCGGGCGTGGTGCCGCCGGCCACGGTGGACGGCCAGTCGGTGCTGTCCGTGGCGCGCAACGGTGACGTCGGCTGGCAACGGGGTGTGCTCACCGAGAGCCGACCCGAGGGCAGCATCGTGCGCGACACCGACGAGGCCGGCCGTCCGCTCGGCGGCGGCGGCACGGCCGACATCCGGTACGCGATCGGCGTGCGCACCGCGCACTTCCTGTACGTCGACCTCGCCACCGGCGAGGAGGAGCTCTACGACCTCCGCACCGACCCGGAGCAGTACGTCAACCTCGCGGGCCGGCCGGAGTACGCCGCGACCCAGGCGCTGCTGCGCGAGGTGCTGTCCCGGCTCCGCGCCTGCGACGGCGCCGAGTGCCGACAACCACTGCCCCCCGAGTTGGCCGGGGGCTGA
- a CDS encoding SsgA family sporulation/cell division regulator, whose product MEQHINTKRVVTTVTKTLTLDLIDATGAATPLDTELSYNPADPFAVTATFLTVAGEVRWTFGRDLLIGGLYEPTGDGDVHVWPCLDTDAHSVVMIELCSPDGEALVQARTSDITAFVTEMTQLVAPGAETHLVDIDGAIAAILAEAA is encoded by the coding sequence ATGGAGCAGCACATCAACACCAAGCGGGTCGTCACCACCGTCACCAAGACGCTGACGCTGGACCTGATCGACGCGACCGGTGCGGCTACCCCGCTCGACACCGAGCTCTCGTACAACCCGGCTGACCCCTTCGCGGTCACCGCCACCTTCCTCACCGTGGCCGGCGAGGTCCGCTGGACCTTCGGTCGCGACCTGCTCATCGGCGGGCTCTACGAGCCCACCGGCGACGGCGACGTCCACGTGTGGCCCTGCCTCGACACCGACGCCCACTCGGTCGTGATGATCGAGCTGTGCTCGCCCGACGGCGAGGCGCTGGTCCAGGCCCGCACCTCCGACATCACCGCCTTCGTCACCGAGATGACGCAGCTGGTCGCGCCGGGCGCCGAGACCCACCTCGTCGACATCGACGGCGCCATCGCCGCGATCCTGGCCGAGGCCGCCTGA
- a CDS encoding aminotransferase class IV: protein MQAWVNGQLLEDPTAPALPVTDHGFTVGDGVFEAVKIVEGRPFALTRHLDRLTASARGLGLPEPDLERVRAGVEEVLAAEHLPLGRLRVTYTGGPAPLGSGRGDAEPTLVVVAAPLQAWEGPARVTVVPWPRSERGAVAGLKTTSYAENVVALAHAATVGAGEAVFANTKGDLCEGTGSNVFYVVDGQLRTPTLQSGCLAGITRALLVEWCDVVEVDEPVGVLARADEIFLASTTRDVQAVAWCDGRELETPGPVTAAAAATWAAREAADLDP, encoded by the coding sequence ATGCAGGCGTGGGTGAACGGACAGCTGCTCGAGGACCCGACGGCACCGGCCCTGCCGGTCACCGACCACGGGTTCACCGTGGGTGACGGCGTCTTCGAGGCCGTCAAGATCGTCGAGGGCCGGCCCTTCGCGCTGACGCGCCACCTCGACCGGCTGACGGCCTCCGCGCGCGGCCTCGGGCTGCCCGAGCCCGACCTCGAGCGGGTGCGGGCCGGCGTCGAGGAGGTGCTCGCCGCCGAGCACCTGCCGCTGGGACGGCTGCGCGTCACCTACACCGGCGGCCCGGCGCCGCTCGGCTCCGGGCGCGGTGACGCCGAGCCCACCCTGGTCGTCGTCGCCGCACCCCTGCAGGCCTGGGAGGGACCGGCACGGGTCACGGTCGTCCCGTGGCCGCGCAGCGAGCGCGGGGCGGTCGCCGGGCTCAAGACCACGTCGTACGCCGAGAACGTGGTCGCGCTGGCGCACGCGGCGACGGTGGGGGCGGGGGAGGCGGTGTTCGCCAACACCAAGGGCGACCTGTGCGAGGGCACCGGGTCCAACGTCTTCTACGTCGTCGACGGCCAGCTGCGGACGCCGACGCTGCAGTCGGGCTGCCTCGCCGGCATCACCCGGGCGCTGCTGGTCGAGTGGTGCGACGTCGTCGAGGTCGACGAGCCGGTCGGCGTGCTGGCGCGCGCCGACGAGATCTTCCTGGCCTCCACGACGCGCGACGTCCAGGCCGTCGCCTGGTGCGACGGACGGGAGCTCGAGACGCCCGGCCCGGTCACCGCCGCAGCAGCGGCGACGTGGGCAGCCCGTGAAGCAGCCGACCTCGACCCGTAG
- a CDS encoding ATP-binding protein, with product MTASTTSPAQARAFVAWWSRQHELPDLLDDLLLVVSELVTNAVVHARSHVRIRIEELPSHVRLTVSDDSLERPRLSLAGHVVDGDEHGRGLWLVDACSTDWGTDLLREGGKSTWASFAVRPRRCPGPGTQSK from the coding sequence GTGACCGCGTCGACGACGTCGCCGGCTCAGGCACGCGCCTTCGTCGCGTGGTGGAGCCGCCAGCACGAGCTGCCCGACCTCCTCGACGACCTCCTGCTCGTCGTGAGCGAGCTGGTCACCAACGCCGTCGTCCATGCCCGGTCGCACGTACGGATCCGGATCGAGGAGCTGCCGTCGCACGTGAGGCTGACGGTGTCCGACGACTCGCTCGAGCGTCCGCGCCTGAGCCTGGCCGGGCACGTCGTGGACGGCGACGAGCACGGCCGCGGGTTGTGGCTCGTCGACGCGTGCAGCACCGACTGGGGCACCGACCTGCTCCGCGAGGGCGGGAAGTCGACGTGGGCCTCGTTCGCGGTACGGCCCCGGCGATGCCCCGGTCCAGGCACTCAGTCGAAGTAG
- a CDS encoding sulfotransferase family protein gives MTLRLIGAGLPRTGTSSLREALRHLLDAPVYHMSEAFAHPEHLPTWVAALEGRSPVWEDFLAGYAAGVDTPFSSCWRDLASAHPDVPVLLSHRGSADTWFASMDATVLAATRRILARNDPDDPMTPLFGVMFADVFADPHDPVDVRAGYERRLAEVRSEIDPRRLVEWQPGDGWEPLCRALDVPVPDLPFPHENTRADFVARNAARD, from the coding sequence GTGACGTTGCGACTGATCGGTGCCGGTCTGCCGCGCACCGGTACGTCGTCGCTGCGCGAGGCCCTGCGCCACCTGCTGGACGCGCCGGTCTACCACATGAGCGAGGCGTTCGCGCACCCCGAGCACCTCCCCACCTGGGTCGCTGCCCTCGAGGGACGGTCCCCGGTCTGGGAGGACTTCCTGGCCGGGTACGCCGCGGGCGTCGACACCCCGTTCTCCAGCTGCTGGCGTGACCTCGCCTCCGCCCACCCGGACGTGCCGGTCCTGCTGTCGCACCGGGGCAGCGCGGACACCTGGTTCGCCAGCATGGACGCCACCGTGCTGGCCGCGACCCGGAGGATCCTGGCCCGGAACGACCCCGACGACCCGATGACGCCGCTCTTCGGCGTGATGTTCGCCGACGTCTTCGCCGACCCGCACGACCCGGTCGACGTCAGGGCCGGCTACGAGCGCCGGCTCGCGGAGGTGCGCTCGGAGATCGACCCTCGACGGCTGGTCGAGTGGCAGCCCGGTGACGGCTGGGAGCCGCTCTGCCGCGCGCTCGACGTACCGGTGCCGGACCTGCCGTTCCCGCACGAGAACACCCGCGCCGACTTCGTCGCCCGCAATGCGGCACGCGACTGA
- a CDS encoding response regulator transcription factor, with protein MPEDIPRPVCVALVNDFEVVVKGLRDMLASFTERVLVVELDLGAEVEQSVDVALYDCFAAHPLHTDDLARLVAQSTVGAVAVYTWTTRDDLVDQALATGARGWLSKSLDATSVVSALERLAAGEQVVDHGDVAAGPGADPEQTVGDWPGRAAGLSPRQAEIVSLIAQGLSNNEICERTYLTLNTVKSYIREAYRTIGVTTRVQAVLWGVEHGLVPTPERRTELGPEPD; from the coding sequence GTGCCCGAAGACATCCCGCGACCGGTCTGCGTCGCCCTCGTCAACGACTTCGAGGTCGTCGTCAAGGGGCTGCGCGACATGCTCGCGAGCTTCACCGAGCGGGTGCTGGTCGTCGAGCTCGACCTCGGGGCCGAGGTGGAGCAGAGCGTCGACGTGGCGCTCTACGACTGCTTCGCCGCCCACCCCCTCCACACCGACGACCTGGCGCGCCTCGTCGCCCAGAGCACCGTCGGCGCCGTCGCGGTCTACACCTGGACCACGCGCGACGACCTCGTCGACCAGGCGCTCGCGACGGGAGCACGCGGCTGGCTGTCGAAGTCACTGGACGCCACGTCGGTCGTCTCCGCGCTCGAGCGGCTCGCCGCCGGGGAGCAGGTCGTCGACCACGGCGACGTCGCCGCAGGTCCGGGCGCCGACCCCGAGCAGACCGTCGGCGACTGGCCCGGGCGTGCGGCCGGGCTCTCGCCGCGGCAGGCCGAGATCGTCAGCCTCATCGCCCAGGGGCTGAGCAACAACGAGATCTGCGAGCGGACCTACCTCACCCTCAACACCGTCAAGAGCTACATCCGTGAGGCCTATCGCACCATCGGTGTGACAACCCGGGTCCAGGCGGTGCTCTGGGGTGTGGAGCACGGCCTGGTGCCGACGCCGGAGCGGCGTACGGAACTCGGGCCCGAACCGGACTGA
- a CDS encoding ATP-binding protein, producing MSEDPSGPPSTGPSGRGTIDVRRHLSARLRHGRALQYVVVALVVAYTIWTVPGVRPAPGFEPWFDGLLQGSSYTLIAALAVLWVLRPPSSIPAASSIAVALVLRALGFALTLSFVSLGDPLPFPSVADLAWVGSSLLLILAVVLRVRDLAPRLPMLVVLDALGASLLLLGAVILLLRGPVRTLTEQPGVAADSVAFNLVYPVVDLALLMAVASLVAAGRHRLTGSDWLAIAGIVGYVVVDVAYFVLLAAGQWRPGNLLVAVSVVSTLVLALAVAAAPGRRRDPGRLIGELPPPTPAPGVAVPATMVGLAVVGLSLVSVTHSAGETHSTAATLAFVAAAAVAVTRGIRTVGNDRVAARSVLGIATTDLRRFQALVEASTDLIGMSDSEGNIVYLNPNGRRLLGMEDDRDVQTLTVATVAPGVGEAGFAKRWPVLLQTGFWEGQSELVPVDGSPPIPVAISTFVMRDPDTGEPFGLATIQRDIREMRRQEAALRDIADQRARLLNRLVQAQEAERAQIAADVHDDSVQALAVVDLRMGVLRRRAARSAPELVETVDDVQKAVSAATDRLRHLLFDLESPAEELGLRAALASAAEVVFTDTDVDWQVLGVDDLQLGDAERITAYRVAREAMVNARKHADPEHVTVALEREVGALVVTVSDDGRGFVAGSTDDRRGHLGLAAMHDRASVAGGELSITTPETGGTVVRLSLPVPG from the coding sequence GTGTCCGAGGACCCCTCCGGCCCGCCGAGCACCGGTCCCTCCGGCCGGGGCACCATCGATGTCCGCCGGCACCTGAGCGCACGCCTGCGCCACGGTCGTGCCCTGCAGTACGTCGTCGTCGCCCTCGTCGTGGCCTACACGATCTGGACGGTCCCCGGGGTGCGACCCGCTCCCGGGTTCGAGCCGTGGTTCGACGGCCTCCTGCAGGGGTCGTCGTACACGCTCATCGCGGCACTCGCCGTGCTCTGGGTCCTTCGCCCCCCGAGCAGCATCCCGGCCGCGAGCAGCATCGCCGTCGCGCTCGTGCTGCGTGCGCTCGGGTTCGCCCTCACGCTGTCCTTCGTGAGCCTCGGCGACCCTCTCCCCTTCCCGTCGGTCGCCGACCTGGCCTGGGTGGGCTCGAGCCTGCTGCTCATCCTCGCCGTGGTCCTCCGGGTGCGGGACCTCGCCCCACGACTCCCCATGCTCGTCGTCCTCGACGCGCTGGGGGCCTCGCTGCTCCTCCTCGGTGCGGTGATCCTGCTCCTCCGCGGGCCCGTCCGCACGCTCACCGAGCAGCCGGGGGTCGCCGCCGACTCGGTGGCGTTCAACCTCGTCTACCCCGTGGTCGACCTGGCGTTGCTGATGGCCGTCGCGAGCCTCGTCGCGGCCGGTCGTCACCGGCTCACCGGCTCCGACTGGCTCGCCATCGCGGGCATCGTCGGCTACGTCGTCGTCGACGTCGCCTACTTCGTCCTGCTCGCCGCGGGGCAGTGGCGACCGGGCAACCTCCTGGTGGCCGTCTCGGTCGTGTCCACCCTCGTGCTCGCCCTCGCCGTGGCCGCCGCCCCCGGACGCCGTCGCGACCCCGGTCGGCTCATCGGTGAGCTGCCCCCTCCCACGCCCGCCCCGGGGGTCGCCGTCCCCGCCACGATGGTGGGGCTGGCCGTCGTGGGCCTGAGCCTCGTCAGCGTGACCCACTCGGCCGGCGAGACCCACTCGACCGCCGCGACCCTCGCCTTCGTCGCGGCGGCGGCCGTGGCCGTCACCCGAGGCATCCGGACCGTCGGCAACGACCGCGTGGCCGCGAGATCGGTCCTGGGGATCGCCACCACCGACCTGCGTCGCTTCCAGGCGCTGGTCGAGGCCTCCACCGACCTGATCGGCATGTCCGACTCCGAGGGCAACATCGTCTACCTGAACCCCAACGGACGCCGGTTGCTGGGCATGGAGGACGACCGGGACGTCCAGACGCTCACGGTGGCGACGGTGGCACCGGGCGTCGGGGAGGCCGGGTTCGCCAAGCGCTGGCCCGTGCTGCTGCAGACCGGGTTCTGGGAGGGCCAGTCCGAGCTCGTCCCGGTGGACGGCTCACCACCGATCCCGGTGGCGATCTCCACCTTCGTGATGCGCGACCCCGACACCGGCGAGCCCTTCGGACTGGCCACCATCCAGCGCGACATCCGCGAGATGCGGCGCCAGGAGGCCGCCCTGCGGGACATCGCCGACCAGCGCGCCCGGCTCCTCAACCGCCTGGTGCAGGCGCAGGAGGCCGAGCGGGCCCAGATCGCCGCCGACGTCCACGACGACTCGGTGCAGGCGCTGGCCGTCGTCGACCTGCGGATGGGCGTGCTCCGTCGCCGGGCCGCCCGGTCGGCTCCCGAGCTCGTCGAGACCGTCGACGACGTGCAGAAGGCCGTGTCCGCCGCGACCGACCGGCTCCGGCACCTGCTCTTCGACCTGGAGTCACCCGCCGAGGAGCTCGGCCTGCGCGCCGCGCTCGCCTCCGCCGCCGAGGTCGTCTTCACCGACACCGACGTCGACTGGCAGGTGCTCGGTGTCGACGACCTGCAGCTCGGTGACGCGGAGCGCATCACCGCCTACCGGGTGGCCCGCGAAGCGATGGTCAACGCCCGCAAGCACGCCGACCCCGAGCACGTGACCGTCGCCCTCGAGCGCGAGGTCGGTGCCCTCGTGGTCACCGTGAGCGACGACGGCCGGGGCTTCGTCGCAGGAAGCACGGACGACCGCCGTGGGCACCTCGGCCTCGCCGCGATGCACGACCGGGCCTCGGTGGCCGGCGGAGAGCTCAGCATCACGACGCCGGAGACCGGCGGGACGGTCGTGCGGCTCTCCCTCCCCGTCCCGGGGTGA
- a CDS encoding mismatch-specific DNA-glycosylase has translation MEVLPDVVAPDPVVVFCGRAGAGTRPREHYYESPGNNFWEMLDLSGLTPGRLRPEDDRLAAEHGFCLTDLVGGRERFDVDIDDLVAKVERWQPEWLAFTSKTTAQEAAGVLGEEARRFRRVGLGPADWYVGGAQVFVLPGTSGANRRRDYDGRVDRLSWWTDLAALVGR, from the coding sequence GTGGAGGTACTCCCCGACGTCGTCGCGCCGGACCCGGTCGTGGTGTTCTGCGGCCGGGCCGGGGCAGGCACGCGTCCGCGCGAGCACTACTACGAGTCCCCGGGCAACAACTTCTGGGAGATGCTCGACCTGAGCGGTCTGACGCCGGGGCGCCTGCGGCCCGAGGACGACCGGCTCGCGGCCGAGCACGGCTTCTGCCTCACCGACCTCGTCGGTGGTCGGGAGCGCTTCGACGTGGACATCGACGACCTGGTCGCGAAGGTGGAGCGCTGGCAGCCCGAGTGGCTGGCCTTCACCAGCAAGACGACCGCGCAGGAGGCGGCCGGCGTGCTGGGGGAGGAGGCCCGCCGTTTCCGGCGCGTGGGGCTCGGCCCGGCCGACTGGTACGTCGGCGGGGCGCAGGTCTTCGTGCTGCCCGGGACGTCGGGGGCCAACCGGCGCCGCGACTACGACGGCCGGGTCGACCGGTTGTCGTGGTGGACGGACCTCGCCGCCCTCGTCGGTCGCTGA
- a CDS encoding DUF664 domain-containing protein, with product MNASQALLIDLFGRVQEHVHDVLDGADEELLLARPAPGTNHVAWLVWHLTRVEDDHLAGLQDDVDQVWTEGWADGFALPFDLADIGYGHDEADVAAVRPSAELLRGYHDAVHDRAVWIVRGLEDEDFDRVVDEGWDPPVTLAVRLVSVIDDCIQHCGQAAYVRGLLRRQSEARQA from the coding sequence ATGAACGCGTCCCAGGCCCTGCTCATCGACCTGTTCGGCCGCGTGCAGGAGCACGTCCACGACGTCCTCGACGGCGCCGACGAGGAGCTGCTGCTCGCCCGCCCGGCGCCGGGCACCAACCACGTCGCCTGGCTGGTGTGGCACCTCACCCGCGTCGAGGACGACCACCTCGCCGGGCTCCAGGACGACGTCGACCAGGTGTGGACCGAGGGCTGGGCCGACGGCTTCGCCCTGCCCTTCGACCTCGCCGACATCGGCTACGGCCACGACGAGGCCGACGTCGCGGCCGTGCGTCCCAGCGCCGAGCTGCTGCGCGGCTACCACGACGCCGTGCACGACCGCGCCGTCTGGATCGTGCGCGGCCTCGAGGACGAGGACTTCGACCGGGTGGTCGACGAGGGCTGGGACCCGCCGGTGACGCTCGCCGTGCGCCTGGTCAGCGTCATCGACGACTGCATCCAGCACTGCGGCCAGGCCGCCTACGTGCGCGGCCTGCTCCGCCGGCAGTCCGAGGCGCGTCAGGCGTAG
- a CDS encoding Gfo/Idh/MocA family oxidoreductase, translating to MSTTATGPSGGTGLVRIGVVGAGAMGAAHVETLARWVPGAAVTAVYDADADRCAEVAAGVGARAADSAESVISGDDVDAVLVAAPDPLHEDLALACLAAGKPTLCEKPLATSAEGSRRVVEAEVALGRRLLQVGFMRRFDPAYLELRAAVHDGSIGEVRAMHCLHRNASAHPSATSEGVLVNSMIHEFDSVPWLLDDPLTAVTVFAPTVPEGTLQDVQVAVLETAGGRVVTVEVSVNARYGYDIHTEVTGTEGTVSLTPPYGIGRRTSNLDGREVKADFVTRFVDAYRVELASWVQGVRSGELPAPSAWDAHLANLGAFAAVDSLHGAGRVAVPQEERPGLYA from the coding sequence GTGAGCACGACTGCGACCGGCCCGAGCGGGGGGACCGGCCTGGTGCGGATCGGCGTCGTCGGCGCCGGTGCCATGGGCGCCGCGCACGTCGAGACCCTGGCGCGCTGGGTCCCTGGGGCGGCGGTGACGGCGGTGTACGACGCCGATGCCGACCGGTGCGCCGAGGTCGCCGCGGGGGTGGGGGCGCGGGCCGCCGACTCCGCGGAGTCGGTGATCAGCGGTGACGACGTGGACGCGGTCCTCGTCGCGGCCCCCGACCCGCTGCACGAGGACCTGGCGCTCGCCTGCCTGGCGGCGGGGAAGCCTACGCTGTGCGAGAAGCCGCTGGCGACCTCGGCCGAGGGATCGCGCCGCGTCGTCGAGGCGGAGGTGGCGCTGGGTCGGCGCCTGCTCCAGGTCGGCTTCATGCGTCGCTTCGATCCCGCCTACCTCGAGCTGCGCGCCGCCGTCCACGACGGCTCCATCGGCGAGGTGCGGGCCATGCACTGCCTGCACCGCAACGCCTCCGCCCACCCGTCGGCGACGTCGGAGGGCGTGCTGGTCAACTCCATGATCCACGAGTTCGACTCGGTGCCGTGGCTGCTCGACGACCCGCTGACCGCAGTCACGGTCTTCGCGCCGACGGTGCCGGAGGGCACGCTCCAGGACGTGCAGGTGGCGGTGCTCGAGACGGCCGGCGGCCGGGTGGTGACCGTCGAGGTGTCGGTCAACGCCCGCTACGGCTACGACATCCACACCGAGGTCACCGGCACCGAGGGCACGGTCTCGCTGACGCCGCCGTACGGCATCGGGAGGCGGACGTCCAACCTCGACGGACGCGAGGTGAAAGCGGACTTCGTGACCCGCTTCGTCGACGCCTACCGGGTCGAGCTGGCCTCGTGGGTGCAGGGCGTGCGGTCCGGCGAGCTGCCGGCGCCGTCGGCGTGGGACGCCCACCTGGCCAACCTCGGCGCCTTCGCGGCCGTCGACTCGCTGCACGGCGCGGGCCGGGTCGCGGTGCCGCAGGAGGAGCGCCCCGGCCTCTACGCCTGA
- a CDS encoding Gfo/Idh/MocA family oxidoreductase, which produces MTTRDLGVAVVGFGWMGQVHARAWARLLQHYPDSPVRPHLVAVADPDERRRTEALSAYGFADAHAEWRDLLAREDVDVVSVCGPNFVHREIGVAVAESGRHLWIEKPAGRSADDTSAIAAALSKAGVRSAVGFNYRNAPAVERARQLVADGRLGRVESVEVRLLADYSAHPDGGLSWRFDPAYAGTGVLGDLASHGFDLATYVGGERVGAISELVADQATFIRERPVVTGAVSHFARGGEGPRGPVGNEDQASALLRFAEGATGYLTASRVAVGEQCAYGIEVRGTHGALSWDFRRMGELRVCLDQDFQDAAWQTLLVRPGDGEMAAFQPGSGVAMGYDDLKVVEARRLAESISTGVPLGATIEDAVVTAGLVDAMVTSYEEKRWVSL; this is translated from the coding sequence ATGACGACCCGCGACCTCGGCGTCGCGGTGGTGGGGTTCGGCTGGATGGGTCAGGTGCACGCGCGCGCCTGGGCCCGGCTGCTCCAGCACTACCCCGACAGCCCCGTGCGCCCGCACCTCGTGGCGGTCGCCGACCCCGACGAGCGCCGCCGGACCGAGGCGCTGTCGGCGTACGGCTTCGCGGACGCGCACGCGGAGTGGCGCGACCTGCTGGCCCGCGAGGACGTCGACGTCGTCAGCGTCTGCGGCCCGAACTTCGTGCACCGCGAGATCGGGGTGGCGGTCGCGGAGTCGGGGCGCCACCTGTGGATCGAGAAGCCCGCTGGTCGCTCGGCCGACGACACGAGCGCGATCGCCGCCGCGCTGAGCAAGGCGGGCGTGCGCTCCGCGGTGGGGTTCAACTACCGCAACGCCCCGGCGGTCGAGCGCGCGCGGCAGCTCGTCGCCGACGGCCGGCTCGGGAGGGTGGAGAGCGTGGAGGTGCGGCTGCTGGCCGACTACTCCGCCCACCCGGACGGCGGGCTCTCGTGGCGCTTCGACCCGGCCTACGCCGGCACGGGCGTCCTCGGCGACCTCGCCTCCCACGGCTTCGACCTCGCGACGTACGTCGGGGGAGAGCGCGTGGGTGCCATCAGCGAGCTGGTCGCCGACCAGGCCACGTTCATCCGCGAGCGGCCGGTCGTCACCGGTGCGGTCTCGCACTTCGCCCGCGGCGGCGAGGGACCGCGCGGGCCGGTCGGCAACGAGGACCAGGCCTCCGCGCTGCTGCGCTTCGCCGAGGGCGCCACGGGCTACCTGACGGCTTCCCGGGTGGCGGTGGGGGAGCAGTGCGCCTACGGCATCGAGGTCCGCGGGACCCACGGCGCGCTGTCGTGGGACTTCCGGCGCATGGGCGAGCTGCGCGTGTGCCTGGACCAGGACTTCCAGGACGCCGCGTGGCAGACGCTGCTCGTGCGACCCGGGGACGGCGAGATGGCGGCGTTCCAGCCGGGGTCGGGCGTGGCGATGGGCTACGACGACCTCAAGGTCGTCGAGGCCCGGCGGCTGGCCGAGAGCATCAGCACCGGGGTCCCGCTCGGTGCCACGATCGAGGACGCGGTCGTCACCGCCGGCCTCGTCGACGCCATGGTGACGTCCTACGAGGAGAAGCGGTGGGTGAGCCTGTGA